Proteins encoded by one window of Anderseniella sp. Alg231-50:
- a CDS encoding metalloregulator ArsR/SmtB family transcription factor gives MAIQYQVPLDRTFHALGDGTRRQIIAMLAKNGTCSATELCEPFDVAQPTISKHLKVLEKAGLVSREIDGRTHRFRLETTPMDEAEDWIERHRTFWEGSLKRLDGYLAKMEEPESEA, from the coding sequence ATGGCTATTCAATATCAAGTCCCTCTGGACCGCACGTTTCACGCCCTTGGCGACGGCACCCGCCGTCAGATCATCGCCATGCTTGCAAAGAACGGCACCTGTTCGGCAACTGAACTGTGCGAGCCGTTCGATGTGGCGCAACCCACCATATCAAAGCACCTCAAGGTGCTGGAAAAAGCCGGGCTGGTGAGCCGTGAAATTGACGGGCGCACCCACCGGTTTCGCCTGGAAACAACGCCGATGGATGAAGCCGAAGACTGGATTGAACGGCACAGGACTTTCTGGGAAGGCTCGCTGAAGCGACTGGACGGATATCTTGCAAAGATGGAAGAGCCGGAGAGCGAAGCGTGA
- a CDS encoding nuclear transport factor 2 family protein translates to MTMALTAPRKKTLEAFYQGATVKDAAQIRSALTDDFTFDGPIGAHDNPDAFVQSLLEFDGAVTGSRMIAEGDNLVHLYTLDIGVKIPMCDVIEFRGDKLASMVLYTDSKLFEPGDRH, encoded by the coding sequence ATGACGATGGCATTGACAGCACCACGGAAAAAGACCCTTGAGGCATTCTACCAGGGCGCAACAGTCAAGGATGCAGCGCAAATCCGATCCGCCCTGACCGATGATTTCACCTTTGACGGTCCGATCGGCGCGCACGACAATCCGGATGCATTCGTGCAGTCGCTGCTCGAATTCGACGGTGCGGTCACCGGTTCCAGAATGATCGCCGAGGGCGATAATCTGGTGCATCTGTATACCCTCGATATCGGTGTGAAAATCCCGATGTGTGACGTGATCGAATTTCGCGGCGACAAGCTGGCGTCAATGGTGCTGTACACGGACTCAAAACTGTTTGAACCCGGCGACCGTCATTGA
- a CDS encoding helix-turn-helix domain-containing protein — translation MKVGPDISRIAALIGDPARTNMLLALLSGEAWAAGDLAREAGVTAATASCHLSKLLAGGLISQSRQGRYRFYSLKDGDVGEALEVLLRVAARTGHTRHVVAPLEAPLRSARVCYDHLAGDYGVRLYGFLRASNHVVGPERRLRLSASGRDFAEKFGIRLDLLQRERRPLCRVCLDWSERTHHLGGLLGAAMLDRMMELKWLRRQPDTRAVVFTGKGRKAFAELTA, via the coding sequence ATGAAAGTAGGACCTGACATCTCCCGCATTGCCGCTCTCATCGGAGACCCTGCGCGGACCAACATGCTGCTGGCGTTGTTGAGCGGCGAGGCTTGGGCTGCCGGCGACCTTGCCCGGGAGGCGGGGGTAACGGCTGCGACTGCCAGTTGTCATCTGTCGAAACTGCTCGCGGGCGGATTGATAAGTCAGTCGCGCCAGGGCCGGTATCGCTTTTATTCACTGAAAGATGGCGATGTTGGCGAGGCGCTGGAGGTTCTGTTGCGGGTAGCCGCGCGAACCGGGCATACGCGCCATGTAGTTGCGCCGCTGGAAGCGCCGTTGCGGTCGGCGCGTGTGTGCTATGATCATCTGGCCGGAGACTATGGTGTTCGCCTGTATGGCTTCCTGAGGGCATCAAATCATGTCGTCGGGCCCGAAAGACGGTTGCGGTTGTCAGCGAGCGGTCGGGATTTTGCGGAAAAATTCGGTATCCGGCTGGACCTGTTGCAGCGGGAGCGGCGACCCTTGTGCCGTGTCTGCCTTGACTGGAGCGAACGCACGCACCATCTGGGCGGCCTGCTCGGTGCCGCCATGCTGGATCGGATGATGGAACTGAAGTGGCTGCGCAGGCAGCCGGACACCCGCGCCGTGGTGTTCACCGGCAAGGGCAGGAAGGCTTTCGCTGAGCTGACGGCATGA
- a CDS encoding dihydrofolate reductase family protein gives MRELAILTFVTLDGVMQAPAMPDEDRSGGFANGGWATPYWEEVMSQVGREAMAEPYDMLFGRKTYDLFAAHWPEVRNDPAADRMNAATKYVATSSPDTLNWANSHAVSGDVAGQIAALKKLQGPLLQVHGSSELVHTLIAEDLVDEFRLWIFPTLVGPGKRLFRQDGFQGQLQLVKSEACRNGVVMNIYRRDTQR, from the coding sequence ATGAGAGAACTGGCAATACTGACATTCGTCACCCTGGACGGTGTGATGCAGGCCCCGGCGATGCCGGATGAGGACCGCTCCGGCGGTTTCGCAAACGGCGGCTGGGCAACCCCGTATTGGGAAGAAGTGATGTCGCAGGTTGGCCGCGAGGCAATGGCTGAGCCCTACGACATGCTGTTCGGGCGCAAGACCTACGACCTGTTCGCTGCCCATTGGCCTGAGGTCAGGAACGATCCTGCCGCAGACAGGATGAACGCGGCGACAAAGTATGTCGCGACCTCGTCACCGGATACCCTGAACTGGGCAAATTCGCATGCTGTGTCGGGCGATGTCGCTGGTCAGATTGCTGCATTGAAAAAACTACAGGGGCCGCTCCTGCAGGTGCATGGCAGCAGTGAACTGGTTCACACACTCATCGCAGAAGACCTTGTCGATGAGTTTCGGCTGTGGATCTTTCCGACGCTTGTCGGACCGGGCAAGCGCCTGTTCCGGCAGGACGGATTTCAGGGGCAGCTTCAACTGGTGAAGTCCGAAGCCTGCCGCAATGGTGTCGTCATGAACATCTACCGGCGCGACACTCAACGCTGA
- a CDS encoding MAPEG family protein has translation MPDIALPVTSSLAGGLVILLVLLSAMVTERRARLGGIQFGDAQDPALRARIRAHANLVEIAPMVLIALGLMEYAGASSALLWWCAGIFFVGRLLHAARMYIGNPFIGLFSIISQHVICLAAGIWLLDHFLLQGT, from the coding sequence ATGCCTGATATCGCCTTGCCTGTCACATCGAGCCTCGCCGGAGGCCTGGTCATCCTGCTGGTGCTCCTCAGCGCCATGGTGACCGAGCGCCGCGCCCGGCTCGGCGGCATCCAGTTCGGCGATGCGCAAGATCCGGCATTGCGCGCGCGCATCAGGGCGCATGCCAATCTCGTCGAGATTGCACCAATGGTACTGATTGCACTTGGCCTCATGGAATATGCCGGTGCATCGTCTGCCCTGCTCTGGTGGTGTGCCGGTATCTTCTTCGTCGGCCGTCTGCTGCATGCGGCACGGATGTATATCGGCAATCCGTTTATCGGGCTTTTCTCGATTATCTCACAGCACGTCATCTGCCTGGCGGCGGGTATCTGGCTGCTTGATCATTTCCTTCTTCAAGGCACCTAG
- a CDS encoding GFA family protein: MTAKLTGGCTCGAVRYETEAEFEFSFNCHCRKCQRATGAGHASAFALPADAVRITGDIREYKGSSDAGAATYGGFCPTCGSPLTSRTERFPERLYFHAATLDDPSVFQARFVLFGEEAQPWDLPAPENNEENQP; encoded by the coding sequence GTGACCGCTAAACTGACCGGAGGCTGCACCTGTGGTGCGGTTCGATACGAGACGGAAGCCGAGTTCGAGTTTTCATTCAATTGTCATTGCAGGAAGTGCCAGCGCGCCACCGGTGCCGGGCATGCGTCGGCCTTTGCGCTGCCGGCCGATGCGGTCAGGATCACTGGTGACATCAGGGAATACAAAGGCTCAAGCGATGCCGGAGCCGCTACCTATGGCGGCTTCTGCCCAACCTGCGGATCGCCACTGACCAGCCGGACCGAACGGTTTCCGGAACGGCTGTACTTTCACGCTGCCACGCTGGATGACCCGTCGGTCTTTCAAGCCCGGTTTGTGCTGTTTGGAGAAGAAGCGCAGCCATGGGACCTGCCCGCGCCGGAGAACAACGAGGAAAACCAGCCATGA
- a CDS encoding PACE efflux transporter codes for MSQQPAMRTGADRLRYTVVFEMTLLLLLVPAGAVFFDKGWADIGLLGVILSTKAMLINLVYNWLFDRVDARANRISSDRSTLGRILHAVGFELSLVITSLPIYVWWLNLTVLEALLTDLVVTSFVVVYTYVFTLGYDRLFPVVPLQVPVRAE; via the coding sequence ATGTCACAACAACCAGCCATGCGCACCGGCGCAGATCGTCTGCGCTACACAGTGGTGTTCGAAATGACACTGTTGCTGCTCCTGGTCCCGGCAGGCGCGGTCTTTTTCGACAAGGGATGGGCCGACATCGGTCTTCTGGGGGTGATCCTGTCGACAAAGGCAATGCTGATAAATCTTGTCTATAACTGGTTGTTTGATCGCGTCGACGCCAGGGCCAACCGGATATCGTCCGATCGCTCCACCCTCGGCCGTATCCTGCATGCTGTCGGGTTTGAACTGTCGCTGGTGATCACGTCATTGCCCATCTACGTCTGGTGGCTGAACCTGACCGTGCTCGAGGCGTTGCTGACCGACCTGGTCGTGACTTCTTTCGTCGTGGTCTACACTTATGTGTTCACACTGGGGTATGATCGCCTGTTCCCGGTCGTGCCGCTGCAAGTGCCTGTGAGGGCTGAATAG
- a CDS encoding cytochrome P450 — protein MSATHHSDEHVPFLDPSDPGFSIRSEAVLRAREASWWARTPYGLAVLRYEEMKQMINHPLLRQGSYRWPDHNQAGGVWAQWWKRMMLNREGADHARLRKLGAPAFAPRLVAGMIPRFQELADELIRDFEADGKCEFMDRFAGPYATRVVCELVGVSHEQWQEFADLAVTMGLALGVTYARDEARVDAATTRFFAIAERIVADRRCKPRDDFISALINANEDKDALSDQELYDMIVLSIFGGIDTTRSQIGLVMAMFIEHPDQWALLGDNPDLARSAVEEVMRLRPTTTWVTREAVEDFEFKGVPIARGTTIHLFSGAAASDPDYFTPGFDITANRKPHFGFGGGRHHCIGSQIARADMTEALKLLAQRLKSPVYDGEPKWLPDSGNTGPLTLPMAFDSQTVGQCGNPRSP, from the coding sequence ATGTCCGCAACACACCATAGCGATGAGCATGTGCCGTTCCTTGATCCGTCCGATCCGGGCTTCTCCATCCGGTCTGAAGCGGTGCTGCGGGCCCGGGAGGCGAGCTGGTGGGCGCGGACGCCCTACGGTCTGGCTGTGCTGCGCTATGAGGAAATGAAGCAGATGATCAATCACCCGCTGTTGCGGCAGGGATCATACCGCTGGCCGGATCACAATCAGGCAGGCGGGGTGTGGGCGCAATGGTGGAAGCGCATGATGTTGAACCGGGAAGGCGCCGACCATGCCAGGCTGCGCAAGCTCGGGGCGCCCGCGTTCGCGCCACGGCTGGTGGCCGGAATGATCCCGAGGTTTCAGGAACTTGCAGACGAGTTGATACGTGATTTTGAGGCAGACGGCAAATGTGAATTCATGGACCGGTTTGCCGGACCCTATGCAACCCGTGTGGTTTGCGAACTGGTGGGAGTTTCACACGAGCAGTGGCAGGAATTCGCCGATCTTGCCGTCACCATGGGGCTTGCACTGGGGGTGACCTACGCCCGCGATGAAGCCCGGGTCGATGCGGCGACCACCAGGTTCTTTGCCATTGCGGAACGGATAGTTGCTGACCGCCGGTGCAAGCCGAGAGACGACTTCATCAGCGCCCTGATCAACGCCAATGAGGACAAGGACGCCCTGAGTGACCAGGAGCTGTATGACATGATCGTGCTGTCGATCTTTGGTGGCATTGATACGACACGCAGTCAGATCGGGCTGGTCATGGCCATGTTCATCGAACACCCCGATCAGTGGGCGTTGCTGGGTGACAATCCCGATCTTGCGCGTTCCGCGGTTGAAGAAGTCATGCGCCTGCGCCCGACCACCACATGGGTGACCCGCGAAGCTGTAGAGGATTTCGAGTTCAAGGGTGTACCGATTGCCAGGGGCACCACCATTCACCTTTTCTCAGGCGCGGCGGCGAGCGATCCTGATTACTTCACGCCCGGTTTCGACATCACCGCAAATCGCAAGCCGCATTTCGGATTCGGCGGCGGCAGGCATCACTGTATCGGATCACAGATTGCCAGGGCCGACATGACCGAAGCACTGAAACTGCTGGCGCAACGGCTGAAGAGCCCGGTCTATGACGGTGAACCGAAATGGTTGCCGGACAGCGGCAATACCGGGCCGCTTACCCTGCCGATGGCTTTTGATTCGCAAACGGTCGGGCAATGCGGAAACCCCCGAAGCCCCTGA
- a CDS encoding DUF1428 family protein, with amino-acid sequence MTYVDGFVAAVPTANRQKFIEHARYCAQIFKDHGAVKVVENWGDDVPDGKLTSFPLAVKKQADETVVFSWIVWPSKEAHEKGWEGIMEDERMNPENAEMPFDGKRILFGRFETVFEQ; translated from the coding sequence ATGACTTATGTCGACGGGTTTGTGGCGGCTGTGCCGACCGCGAATAGGCAGAAGTTCATAGAACACGCGCGCTATTGCGCACAGATTTTCAAGGATCATGGTGCGGTGAAAGTGGTCGAGAACTGGGGCGATGACGTACCGGACGGCAAGCTGACCTCGTTCCCCTTGGCGGTCAAAAAACAAGCCGATGAAACGGTTGTTTTCTCGTGGATCGTCTGGCCGTCGAAGGAGGCCCATGAAAAAGGTTGGGAGGGGATCATGGAAGACGAGCGCATGAACCCTGAAAACGCCGAGATGCCTTTTGACGGCAAGCGTATACTCTTCGGCCGGTTTGAAACTGTGTTCGAGCAGTAG
- a CDS encoding outer membrane beta-barrel protein — translation MKLILRSTVAALTLGAFAGAANADMADVPSMWNGFYIGGQGGYYNSEINFPDGTILLFTGPDSGEGFTAGGYAGFNQMINEYWLAGIEGDYNGAFDEISKKDAPYELDAFGSLRARIGFVHENTLLFVTGGLALADYSPTDDNPSVDLQLGYAVGAGVEQFVTENMSVKLEFLYMGFDLDTPFGPPGTDGEIATVRGGFAFHF, via the coding sequence ATGAAACTTATTCTACGTTCGACGGTGGCAGCGTTGACCCTCGGCGCATTTGCGGGAGCCGCCAATGCGGATATGGCCGATGTACCGAGCATGTGGAACGGTTTTTATATCGGCGGACAGGGCGGCTATTACAATTCGGAAATCAACTTCCCGGACGGTACCATACTTCTTTTTACAGGCCCGGACTCTGGTGAAGGGTTCACGGCAGGCGGTTATGCCGGATTCAACCAGATGATCAACGAGTATTGGCTGGCCGGTATTGAAGGCGACTACAATGGCGCGTTTGATGAAATCAGCAAGAAGGATGCCCCGTACGAACTTGACGCTTTTGGCAGTCTGCGTGCACGTATCGGTTTTGTTCACGAAAACACACTTCTGTTCGTGACAGGCGGCCTGGCTCTGGCTGATTACTCACCAACTGATGATAACCCGTCTGTGGATCTGCAACTGGGGTATGCAGTTGGCGCTGGTGTTGAACAGTTCGTTACAGAGAACATGAGCGTGAAACTGGAGTTCTTGTATATGGGCTTCGATCTTGATACCCCGTTCGGGCCGCCGGGTACTGACGGGGAAATTGCGACAGTTCGTGGTGGATTTGCATTCCACTTCTAG
- a CDS encoding class I SAM-dependent methyltransferase has translation MEHKLIYTPDVIARLELGWGPGWLSPGGLSDVSQLVAGVAIAGRSVLDIGTGTGGPALALVNRFGAWRVTGIDIEQSVLDRAKVLAQAELLEKRVDFRRVTPGPLPFPDAHFDVVFSKDAFVHIADKALLFAEMFRVLKPGGSCVFSDWCCSPPPYSEQMQQFFNNGMNFTMATLQENCSHLERAGFKAISARDRNAWFAVFAAQEVKAAAGADRARLVSGVGAEAADSLIAAARRRAVIADQGHLRPAHFRAGKPDG, from the coding sequence ATGGAACACAAACTGATTTACACGCCCGATGTCATCGCCCGCCTGGAACTCGGGTGGGGTCCGGGGTGGTTGTCGCCCGGAGGCTTGAGCGACGTCTCGCAACTGGTAGCCGGTGTCGCTATTGCGGGCAGGTCGGTGCTCGACATCGGGACCGGCACGGGTGGCCCGGCGCTGGCGCTTGTCAACCGTTTCGGCGCCTGGCGCGTCACCGGAATTGACATCGAACAGTCTGTGCTCGACCGGGCCAAGGTCCTTGCACAAGCCGAACTACTAGAAAAAAGAGTAGATTTCCGCCGTGTCACACCCGGCCCCCTGCCGTTCCCGGATGCTCACTTCGATGTGGTGTTCAGCAAGGACGCTTTTGTCCACATAGCCGACAAAGCCCTGCTGTTTGCGGAAATGTTCCGGGTGCTCAAACCGGGCGGCAGTTGCGTGTTCAGCGACTGGTGTTGCAGCCCACCGCCGTACAGCGAGCAAATGCAGCAGTTCTTCAACAACGGCATGAACTTCACCATGGCGACACTGCAGGAAAACTGCAGCCATCTTGAGCGTGCGGGGTTCAAGGCCATATCTGCCAGAGACCGCAATGCCTGGTTCGCTGTGTTCGCTGCCCAGGAGGTCAAGGCAGCCGCCGGTGCGGACCGGGCACGCCTGGTATCTGGCGTTGGTGCAGAAGCGGCAGACAGCCTGATCGCCGCGGCCAGACGGCGGGCCGTAATCGCCGATCAGGGACACTTGCGCCCGGCGCATTTCCGGGCCGGTAAACCGGATGGTTGA
- a CDS encoding SRPBCC family protein has translation MPTHSITVRRLVRVGRTRTFNAFASAHALAEWFTPDASISLEVIDFDFVPQGTFRLRFTMPDGSRPGVGGQYLVIDQPERIVFSWIWEAPDIHAGIRTQVSVRFIQRGDQTEVTITQDRLPSQDARERHVLGWQGTLARLGDVLDADVSATSNQRARHA, from the coding sequence ATGCCCACACACTCAATCACCGTCCGCAGGCTGGTACGGGTCGGCAGGACACGTACCTTCAACGCCTTTGCCAGCGCCCACGCCCTGGCGGAGTGGTTCACACCGGATGCGAGCATTTCCCTTGAAGTGATCGACTTTGACTTCGTGCCGCAGGGCACGTTCCGGCTACGCTTTACGATGCCGGATGGCAGCAGACCCGGCGTTGGCGGGCAGTACCTCGTGATCGATCAGCCCGAGCGGATCGTATTCTCATGGATCTGGGAAGCACCGGACATTCATGCCGGTATCCGGACACAGGTTTCCGTCCGCTTTATCCAGCGAGGCGATCAGACTGAAGTCACGATTACCCAGGACCGATTACCGTCACAAGACGCCCGCGAACGCCATGTCCTGGGCTGGCAGGGCACGCTGGCCCGTCTTGGCGACGTTCTTGATGCCGATGTTTCGGCCACGTCAAACCAGCGAGCCCGACATGCCTGA